The nucleotide window TGAAAATGGGTAGAGTATGGAGCATAGAGGGTGCTGCTAGGGCTTTCAGGtcctaaaagagagaaagagaagaaggtcaCACATTTCTGGATCAAACTACATAGAGTCTCAGCATCAAAGAAAGCCTCTGACCCTAGCATTGCCCTCCCTCCAAGGAATTCTTCAAGAACACTTTCCCAAAGGCTCCGAAGGTGTCCAGTGCCAGGCTggggtcaggaagtcctgagttttaGTCTGGACTCAAACTCAtcagctgtttgatcctgggcaagtctcttaacctctgtttacttcagctttctcatctgtaaaatggggatgataatagcagctgctacctcccagggttgttaagtatcaaatgagaaaatcattgcaaagcacttagcgTAGCACCTGGCACCcagtaagtgctacataaatgttagctattgtcaTGATGGTTATCTTGAGGGTGCCAGAGGGGTTCCATTGCTGATTTcacctatttttgcttttgtggtAGGtacaatttttatattattatattttttattagagaattttattttattagagaaaaataaGGGTGAAGTAATCTTTTTgaacttttcattaaaaaaaaaaaactgggggcagctgggtggctcagtgaattgagagtcaggcctagagacgggaggtcctaggtccaaatctggcctcagacacttcccagctgtgtgaccttgggcaagtcacttgacccccattgcctaccccttaccactcaatacacactattgactccaagatggaaggtaagggtttaaattaaaaaaaaaaaaccaaactattcTATGTACACTGGAACAAGCAGAAGGTCTAAACTTGGCACACCCACACCCTTTTCTTCATTGCCCTTGTCTCATCGGTCTTCCAAGAGACTGTCAGAGAATCACCATAGCCTTGAGAAAAAAGGCAGGAGGAATTGCTTCTCAGGGCTACGGTGCTACAGAAAGCAGATTCCATTGAATTATGACTGGGAACAGATCTATCCAGTCTGCCCTGAAAGGTCTCAATCTCTAGTCCCCAAACGACCCACCCATGTAATTAGGTATGATTGTCCTTCACACCCAAGCTAGCCCCAAACTTTAGTGCCGCCAAGGGCAGGCTCGAGAGGTCTGTGGAGTTCTATCGGTACAGCTTCCTTCTCCCAGGGGAGCAGCGATTGAACCCCATGAACTGCCTCTGCCTACTGGCAAGATTTAGATTCTAGTGCCAGCCCCATCCCTCCCCAGCCATGTGTCCTGGATTAGTTACCTTAGCTATCTGTGTTTATGTCTCCTCACCGGTAAATcggggctaataataataattgtactaACATCTCACAGAATTATTAGAAGGATGAAATGAGGTTTCTATCCCAAGTGGGACAAAATAATGCAAAGTGTGGATGgtaataaacttaaaaatgcaATTCGGCTATCAGAcgtttttaaatcatatctataaaattggaataataatctTTTCTGACTCCATAATGCTGTGGTAAAGGCTCCATGAAATAATGtgataaagtgctataaaatcCAAAGAGAGTTATTCAAATAAAGCAACTAGGTAGATAGACACAGGcctggagtgaagaagacctgagttcaaatctggcttcagattaatggacaagtcatttaaccctgttttccttagttttctcaactataaaatgagctggagaaggaaatggcaaacagctcaaatatctttgccaagaaaaccccaaatgaggtcacaaagagtcagacatgaccaaaaatgactgaacatcaaatTCATAGACATATTAGGGTTGGCAGCCATGGAACCAGTCAAAAGAATACTGGATTAGGAATCAAAATACCTATTTTTTCaactttctagttttgtgactttgggcaagtcatttgaattCTCTActcttttttatctataaaattttttatagttttatatatatgtataaaatataaaatatctataaaaagttttatttatctataaaatgagagagttgtacTAAATGATGTCACTTCTAGTTCTTAAATTCTATtactatctctctatctctgtgtaaAGTAAACTTGCATGTATTACCTTGAGTGATTTCCTCTTGCAAGTAGGCTCTGTTCTCCATACCATAACTCTGCTTCATGAATTGAGGTTTACAAAAATTTTCTTCCACAGGATAGTCCCTTGGGTTACGCTGCTTGGTAAGGAGGATAAACTCAGGGAAAATGTACATTAATAGGAAGACCCAGCCATTGGCAACCAAGGCAGTGCTGAGGATGGTATCATCCCAGATTGGTTCAAAAGAGTTATTTAAAAGTAAAGTAATCCATGCCACCCAGATGCCAATGGAGAAAAGCATGGTCATGTAGATGTGTGCGCCATGACGCTTCCAACCAGTAAAAGAGCCACAGAATGTGGACATAGACATGATGAAGGTGAAAGCTATCAGAAAGAGGACATAGATCAGTAGCATTACAAAATCTTCATTGCGCTGGGTCCTTGGCATTTCCTCGAAGACACGAGTGTTGGTCCTGTTCATGGTGATGACAACGTACTCAACAGCGATGATGTCTTGAACCAAGCTGAAGCCCAAGGCCAACGCTAGAATCATCAGCATTGATAGGGGCTTCTTCCCTCGGACCAGCTTTGCCAACATGAATGTATGAGCTAGTAGACAAGAGAAGCAGAGAGCAAAGAGGACTCCAAATAGAAAAAAACGAGTGGGACCAGTTGTCTCATTGAGTTTGATGATGAAGGCGAACGTGAGGCCAAAAAGGCCAAACACACCCAGAAGAAAGATAAACTGGGTAGGAAGGACTTTTCTTCGACAGGAGTCTTGGACTTTGCAGATGAGAATAAGAAGAGATAACATGAAGGCAACCGAGGTCACAATTCCAGCTGCTGCCAACGTCTCTAGAACAATGCCCCAAGGACTGTCCATGTCACAAAGATTATAGTATGTGGAGCTTATGTTGTAGCATCCCCTAGGGATGGAAGTCATGATGGCTGAAAGAGTAGTTCTAgacagaagggggaaaaaagggtaaAACATTAATAAATTCAATTCTAACAGCTCTTTTTaatttggcaaagaattggaaactgagagtttggagaatggatgagcaagttgtggtatatgattgcagtggaatactattgcagcataagaaatgatgaacaggatgagttcagaaaagcctggaaagacttatgtgaactgatgcaaaatgaagtgaacagaatcaaaacaatgtatacagtaacaaaaataatatatgatgatcaaatgtgaaagattaaactattatcagcaaagcaagttgcCAATATTTACACAAGGGACCCACAGTGAAAAAATGTCAtacacagccaaagaaagaactattggagtctgactgcagatcaaagcacgctatcttctatcttatttccttcatgagttttttattgtaaattttatatgtactgatataacctatatcagactatttacctccttgaggaggggaagaggagggaatgagggagaaaatttgagtcctaaaatgtcataaaacaatGGTATAAATAAAAGCATTAATAAATTCAGTCATTAGTCACAAAAGATTCAGTTAAATATATGATGATGGTAGAAAGACAAGaggttttttatttctaataataaattGGACAATTTTATTAAACATATTTATCTCTCTCCACCTAATTAAACTATAAATCAACTGTTGCTCTAAAACCAAAGGactcattctttttgtttgtcttgatattttttctttcaattacataaaaaaatttttttaactttctttttttaagtttgaacCAAATTCTTACTCTTCCTCCCAACCCTCCCCTCTTTCTGAAGCAtcaagcaatctaatatagattttacatgaatAATagtataaaaatctttccacattagccattttgtgaaagagaatttgaacaaacaaaagaaaagtgaagaaataaaataaaatatagtttgtCTCAGTCTAAATTCAGActccataagttctttctctggaggcagatggcatttttcatcatgagaaagGACTCATTCTTTAATCTATTTCATTCCAAAGCTTAATTTTATGAGCCAGTATCTCAGCAAACACCTGGAGCATCAGGAGAGACACAAGAAGTGATTGCTATCTAAGGTAGTAAACTGGGATCAAAATAAAAAGTCTTCTAAGGTTGTCTTTTCAGCTATTTTTGTTTGCctacaaaaaaagaatgagatatagTGAACCAGTCTCAGACTCAAGTTCTTCTACATATTCTGGCTATATaactttgaacaaatcatttatccTCTTAGTACTcacaggcaactctttaagactataaattacaaagtAATCAATGATCCATATTGGCAGAGagtgtcaatcaatcaatcaataaacatttattaagcacctactttggaCCAAGCAGTGTTCTGAGTCCTGGAAATTCAAAAAAAGTAAGAAGATTGTCTCTGCCTTTATGAAGCTTGcaatttaatgggagagacaacatagaAACAAATACtgtatatacaaagcaaacaatATGTAAGGTAGGTAAggaataattaacagaagaaatgCACCAGAATTCAGAGGGGATGAggagggacaactaggtagcacagtggatagagctccaggtctggagctggaaggatatactggtttcaaatactgcatcagacacttcctagttgtgtgaccctgggcaaatcacttaatcccatttgcctagctcttgccattcttctggcttagaactgatactaagatagaaggtatgagtttaaaagTCAGGGCAAGGGGGAATGGAAAAGGTTTCCAGTAAAAGGTGAGATTTAATTGGGACTAAAAGGAGTGTCATCACTAGGAATGAGGAAATCACAGAacccaattaaaaataataagagatcTACACcctatcttcaatttttttaagtgataagCTTGAGAGGCAGaagcagggacagctaggtgactcagaggagagagagagccaagcctaaaagaaaggaagtcctaggttcaaatctgacctcagacactttctagttctgtgaccctgagcaagtcacttaacctcaattgtctagcttttatatctcttctgccttggaactgatatttaatatctattctaagacattaaaaaaaggaaatgaaatagtgTTGATCTATTCAGATTTGTCTTTAATAAAGGCTTGCTGGGTTTTAGtgattaatgttttctttttttaggtgTTCACTCATCATCCCTTTAATAATACCTTCTAGGTTTTTGCCAGGGTTGAAGACaccattctcttccattttctaaaaactgagatcataagatcatagatttagagtcaaaagggaCTATACAGGCCATttgtgtctcagtggatagagtagtagtcctggagtcaggaagattcatttcctaaaatcaaatctggcctcagacatttcctagatgtgtgaccttgggcaagtcgcttattCCTATTTACTCAATTCTTTGTCTGTAaattgagttggagaaagaaatggaaaagaattctagtatctttgtcaagaaacccccaaaggagtcatgaagagttggaaatgactgaatgacaacaaagtCCAAGCACTTCATTTAACAGATGCAGGTACTCACATCtatagaggtaggatttgaacccaggtttctatAAATCCATTGCTTTTTCCTCTGTATCACACTTGTCTCTTTAATCCAGTGGCATCTCCTTGATCATTCAAAGGTCTCAGATAGCAATGGTTCAGCCATAAGCATCTGCCAGACCTTTCGGTTGGACGTTGTTGATCTGGGTCTAGTGACTTGAGTTATCAACAGGACCTCGGAGCTCTCTTACTCTCTACATATTTGCTACTAGCTCTCAATTCACCATGTTTTGTTCTGTCCTTTTTAGTCTGAGGATTACTattttttgttgaaaaaaaaattttttttaagtaaagtaAGAGTTGCATAGCTCCTCTTTCTGTCATCAGGAGAAGAAATTATATCTCCcaagagataatttttaaaaaagagtacatTGGACGAATTAAATGTCTTATTTCCCTCATATGACTCAGACTCTGAGTCAGAGTTCtgcttttttaatatatatcccCTAAGAAATTCCTTTAGTTCCTTCCTAGTTTCCCACTGCCCCTGGTGCCAAAATCCTAACAGATTAAGGACAAAAGCAAATGATTAGATTGGGAAAGGGGTGGGACAGAGGTGAAGTTGTTCTGGAAAGGATGAGTAATATAATGGTTCATCATGAACCTAGGCATAGATATTACTAACAAAGCTCCATGGGCAACTTAAAactaaatttaattcaacaaatatttactaagtctCTATTAAATGCAAGACCACATACTATAAAACAGCCAGACTTCATTAGGGGCCAATGGTTTCTCTGCAGAGTACCATGAGTTCTGATAACTTAGCTTAGCTAGCTGCTCGAATCTTAtccttttagtattttttttattaaagcctCTGTTttgggtgggttttttttttttggctagtgttattttaattttaaataatagaatcCTGTTTCTAATTCCAACCAACACAATGCACAATACATCATCCCATGAATGAACTTTCaaaattctgacttttttttcctgttcactATTGAAAGTGATTGTTGTGGGGAGGAAGTTCTGACTATAAACCCATAGCGCTCGCAGTTATGTGATTCTGAAGTCACATTTCCAATCATCAAAGAATAAGATCTTTTTTCCAGGAGCAAATAATTGGTCCAGGAAAAACATTTTCTAGTTCCTTCGTTTCTAAGCTTCTTACTGAGAATAGTTTACTTTAGAGGGAATTCTTGTTCTAGTAtgaattggaccagatgacctctaaggtctcttcctatCCTTAGATTCTGTGATTTATATCATAAACagtccctcccttcttccagcAGCATACCAATGGCATGCTCTCAACCAGGAAGTCCTGAGCTAATCAGAATAAGGTCCAGGGAGAGAAATTAGCAGGCAGGAAAGAATCATAATGGCTAAAGGAAAGCAATAGGGATTTATGCCTAATGTTAAAGGGAACAGGGTAGGACAGGGATGTGGGAAAGAatgtagagctagaaaggaacaCCACGTAGGgaggcaacaaatatttattagcggTTTACTGTgtttcaggtactgtgctaagcactgaggatacccatacaagcaaaaaaaaagaaaaatggtccctcccctccaggagcttacattctaaagggagtTCAATCAGCAAACAAGCTGTGATGGTGAAGCAACAGGAGAGTTCCCAGATAGAACCAAATCCTGGACCAGATAGAAGCTTAAGTtaagaaacatcaagaaacaaagccAGAATACAGAGAATCAAATATGAACCTTGTCCTTCACTGACTCCAGGAGCCAGGTCCAGGAAGTGGGGGATTACTCTCTATTGAAGTGCTTCTCCAATGGCAGGGATCTCCATCCCAGATAAAAGGTGATATAGATTCCTGTCTGAAATGCAGGTTTCTAGAAGTAAGGTTGCCTCTCTCTAGCAATCAAGAATTTGAAAGATGTCAAACTAAGATAGTATTTTAAAACTAAAGGGATATATAGGTCATTGGAGGAAGGGAATTCGCCAAAGGGGGAAGAAGGTGTGTTTTTACTAGTTAAGGACTTATGAAcaagtcttttgtgttttctgTTGGCCCAATAAAGTTTGTCTTATATTCAGTGTCTTGGTAGCTTGCTAGCTT belongs to Gracilinanus agilis isolate LMUSP501 chromosome 5, AgileGrace, whole genome shotgun sequence and includes:
- the GPRC5A gene encoding retinoic acid-induced protein 3, giving the protein MTSIPRGCYNISSTYYNLCDMDSPWGIVLETLAAAGIVTSVAFMLSLLILICKVQDSCRRKVLPTQFIFLLGVFGLFGLTFAFIIKLNETTGPTRFFLFGVLFALCFSCLLAHTFMLAKLVRGKKPLSMLMILALALGFSLVQDIIAVEYVVITMNRTNTRVFEEMPRTQRNEDFVMLLIYVLFLIAFTFIMSMSTFCGSFTGWKRHGAHIYMTMLFSIGIWVAWITLLLNNSFEPIWDDTILSTALVANGWVFLLMYIFPEFILLTKQRNPRDYPVEENFCKPQFMKQSYGMENRAYLQEEITQGPESPSSTLYAPYSTHFQLQNQDSQKDFSIPRPKTRSSPYDDYSGRKVGN